TCGTTCGCGCCGCCTGCGGAGGAAGACCTATTGCGACTGCGGGGTGTGGGCAAGCGCTTTCCCGGCGTCGTTGCACTGGACGGCATCGATCTCGATCTACGCGCAGGGGAAGTCCATGCCGTATGCGGCGAGAACGGCGCCGGAAAATCCACGCTGATGAAGATCATCAGCGGTCAATACCGTGCCGATGAGGGCACCGTGTGCTATCGAGGCGCACCAGTCCAGTTTGCTTCGACGTCCGAAGCACAGGCCGCCGGCATCGCGATCATCCATCAGGAGCTGAATCTCGTTCCGCATCTGTCCGTCGCGGAAAACATCTACCTCGCGCGCGAACCCAAACGCGGGCCGTTCGTCGACTACCGCACGCTTAACGCCAATGCGCGGCAGTGTCTGCAACGCATCGGGCTGAACGTGTCGCCGGTGACGCTGGTCGGCGCACTCTCGATCGCGCAGCAGCAGATGGTGGAGATTGCGAAGGCGCTCTCGCTGGACGCGCGCGTTCTGATCATGGATGAGCCCACGTCCTCACTGACGGAATCGGAAACGGTCCAGCTGTTCCGGATCATCCGGGAGCTACGCGCCGATGGCGTGGCGATTCTTTATATCTCGCACCGGCTGGACGAGATGGCCGAAATCGTGGACCGCGTCACGGTGCTGCGCGATGGCCGACACATTGCGACAAGCGATTTTGCGTCGACAAGCATCAACGAGATCGTGGCTCGCATGGTGGGACGTCCGCTCGACGACGCCTATCCGCCGCGCCAGTCCACGCCTACCGGCGAGCTCCTGCTACGCGTGCGCGATCTGCAACGGACGGGCACGTTCGGTCCCGTTTCGTTTGAACTGCGCAAGGGCGAAATACTTGGCTTCGCAGGCCTGATGGGCGCGGGTCGTACCGAAGTCGCGCGTGCGATCTTCGGCGCCGATCGCCCCGACTCCGGTTCGATCCTGCTAGGCGACACCCCTGTGTCGATCGGATCGCCGCGCGAGGCGATCCGTCACGGCATAGCGTATCTGTCCGAAGACCGCAAGAAGGATGGTCTCGCGCTCTCCATGCCCGTTTCGGCAAACATCACACTCGCCAATGTGCGGGCCATCTCGTCGCGCGGCTTTCTGCGCTTCTCCGAAGAAGCGGCCGTCGCTGGGCGCTATGTGCGGGAGCTTGGCATCCGCACGCCGACGGTCCGGCAGATTGCGAAGAATCTCTCCGGCGGAAACCAGCAGAAGATCGTGATCAGCAAATGGTTATACCGCGGCTCGCGCATCCTGTTCTTCGACGAACCGACCCGGGGCATCGATGTCGGCGCGAAGTACGCGATTTATGGGTTGATGGACCGACTCGCGTCAGACGGCGTCGGCGTCGTCCTGATCAGCTCCGAACTGCCTGAACTGCTCGGCATGACGGATCGCATTGCCGTCTTTCACGAAGGACGTATCACCGCGGTCCTCGAGACCAGTCAGACCAGCCAGGAGGAGATCCTGCATCATGCATCGGGGAGAAGTCATGCTTGAAATGTCATCAGGTGCCACACAGGCCGTCGAAAAGCAGGCTCGACAGCGACGTCGCGATCTCATTCAGAAATTCGCCGCATTGGGTAGCCTCGTTGTCCTTATCGTCGCGTTTTCATTGACCAGCGCCGCCTTCTTCTCCGTCGGCAACGCGATGACGGTCGCGTTGCAGGTCACCTCCATTGCCTATCTCGGCGTCGCGGCAACGTGCGTGATCATCACGGGCGGGATCGATCTGTCGGTCGGGTCCGTGCTGGCGCTAGCCGGGGTCGCGGCGGCCCTTCTCGTCAAGGCAGGTGTGCCCATTCCCGTCGCCATGCTCGGCGGCGTGCTCGTCGGTGGGGCGTGCGGATGGGTCAATGGCATCTGCGTCACGCGTATGGGTTTGCCTCCGTTCATTGCGACGCTCGGCATGATGCTGGTCGCGCGCGGAATCGCGCTGCAGATAACGGGTGCAAGACCTGTCTCGGGGCTAGGCGATGCTTTCGGCGAACTGGGCAACGGCGCCCTTTTCAAGATCTCCCACGTGGGCGCCGACGGTTTCCCCGACACAGTCTTCCCTGGCATTCCGTATCCCGTGCTCATCATGGTGATCCTGTTCGCGGCGGTCTCGGTTCTGTTGTCGCGAACCTCGCTGGGCCGTCACATCTACGCAGTCGGTTCAAACGCGGAAGCCGCGCGTCTGTCCGGCGTCAACGTGCAGGGCGTCAAGCTGTTCACCTACGTGCTTTCGGGATTGCTGGCGGGTGCCACCGGCTGTGTGCTGATGTCGCGCCTCGTGACTGCGCAGCCGAACGAAGGGGTGATGTACGAGCTCGACGCCATCGCCAGCGCCGTCATCGGTGGCACGTCGCTGATGGGAGGTGTCGGCACGATCTCCGGCACCGCGATCGGTGCGTTCGTGATCGGCGTGCTGCGCAACGGTCTGAACATGAACGGCGTGTCCAGCTTCATCCAGCAAATCATCATCGGTGTCGTCATTCTCGGCACCGTATGGATCGATCAACTCCGGAACCGGAAGTTGTAATCGAAAGACGAAGTCCCAGACCACAATCGAGGAGCGAGACATGAAAAAGCTATCCATACTGGCCGCGGCCGCCATGACGTGCGCGATGTTCAGCGTGTATGCGCAGGCGGCGGGCGGTGAAATTGCCGTCATCGTGAAAACAGCCAACTCCAATTACTGGCAGAACGTTCAGAAAGGCGCAACGGCCGCCATGGCCGATGCGAAGGGCTACACGATGACCTTCCAGGGGCCTGCCGCGGAGTCCGCCATCGCGGACGAAGTCAACATGGTCGAGAACGCAGTGAACCGGCATGTGGCCGGCATCGTGCTCGCGCCGTCGGACCCCGACGCCCTCGTCCCTGCGATGAAGAAAGCGTGGGAAGCGCATATTCCCGTTGTGCTCATCGACTCATCGGTGTCCGATTCTGGCAAGCAGTACTATCAGTCGTTCCTATCGACCGACAATGCAAAAGCCGGCGAATTGTGTGCGAAAGCGATGATCGATCGTGTCGGACAGAACGGCAAGGTGGCGATCATGTCGTATGTGCCGGGCGCGGGCTCGGAAGTCGGTCGCGTGGGCGGGTTCCGCAAGTACATCGCCGCGCATTCGAAGCTGCAGGTCGTCGGACCGTTCTATTCACAGTCGCAGATGGCGAACGCGCTGAACCAGACCACTGACGTTCTGTCGGCAAACCCCGACCTCAAGGGAATATTCGGCGCCAACGAGCCGACTGCCGTAGGGATGGGGCGCGCCCTCCAGCAGTCCGGAAAAGGCGGCAAGGTGGTGGCGATCGGCTTCGACGGAAACCAGGATCTGCAAGGCTTCGTGCGCGACGGCACGATCCAGGCGATCGCGGTCCAGAGCTCGTACCAGATGGGGTACAAGGGCATCCAGACTCTCGTCAGCGTGATCGAGCGCAAATCCGTGTCGAAGCAGGTGGACACGGGCGTCATGATGGTCGAAAAGCAGAACCTCGACTCGTCCGAGGCAAAGAACGTTCTCTACTGATGAACGTGCTGGCGGACAGCGCCGGGTCGTCCGCCAGGCCGCTTACTTACTCATCCAGATATCGCCTCCATGAAAGCCATTGCGACGCGCGCGCTACCGCGCAACGGATTGACGCTGACCACAGTCGGCCTGGGCTGCTCGCAACTGGGCGGGCTCTACAAGCCGATGTCGGCCGGAGAGGCCAACGCGCTCGTGGATTGGGCGTGGGAAGCCGGCATCCGCTATTTCGACACCGCGCCGTTCTATGGCTATACCCTCTCTGAACGGCGAATCGGACTAGCGCTGCAAACGCGCGAGCGCGCGCATTACGC
This genomic interval from Paraburkholderia sabiae contains the following:
- a CDS encoding sugar ABC transporter ATP-binding protein, encoding MHGGAAVSFAPPAEEDLLRLRGVGKRFPGVVALDGIDLDLRAGEVHAVCGENGAGKSTLMKIISGQYRADEGTVCYRGAPVQFASTSEAQAAGIAIIHQELNLVPHLSVAENIYLAREPKRGPFVDYRTLNANARQCLQRIGLNVSPVTLVGALSIAQQQMVEIAKALSLDARVLIMDEPTSSLTESETVQLFRIIRELRADGVAILYISHRLDEMAEIVDRVTVLRDGRHIATSDFASTSINEIVARMVGRPLDDAYPPRQSTPTGELLLRVRDLQRTGTFGPVSFELRKGEILGFAGLMGAGRTEVARAIFGADRPDSGSILLGDTPVSIGSPREAIRHGIAYLSEDRKKDGLALSMPVSANITLANVRAISSRGFLRFSEEAAVAGRYVRELGIRTPTVRQIAKNLSGGNQQKIVISKWLYRGSRILFFDEPTRGIDVGAKYAIYGLMDRLASDGVGVVLISSELPELLGMTDRIAVFHEGRITAVLETSQTSQEEILHHASGRSHA
- a CDS encoding ABC transporter permease yields the protein MLEMSSGATQAVEKQARQRRRDLIQKFAALGSLVVLIVAFSLTSAAFFSVGNAMTVALQVTSIAYLGVAATCVIITGGIDLSVGSVLALAGVAAALLVKAGVPIPVAMLGGVLVGGACGWVNGICVTRMGLPPFIATLGMMLVARGIALQITGARPVSGLGDAFGELGNGALFKISHVGADGFPDTVFPGIPYPVLIMVILFAAVSVLLSRTSLGRHIYAVGSNAEAARLSGVNVQGVKLFTYVLSGLLAGATGCVLMSRLVTAQPNEGVMYELDAIASAVIGGTSLMGGVGTISGTAIGAFVIGVLRNGLNMNGVSSFIQQIIIGVVILGTVWIDQLRNRKL
- a CDS encoding ABC transporter substrate-binding protein; this translates as MKKLSILAAAAMTCAMFSVYAQAAGGEIAVIVKTANSNYWQNVQKGATAAMADAKGYTMTFQGPAAESAIADEVNMVENAVNRHVAGIVLAPSDPDALVPAMKKAWEAHIPVVLIDSSVSDSGKQYYQSFLSTDNAKAGELCAKAMIDRVGQNGKVAIMSYVPGAGSEVGRVGGFRKYIAAHSKLQVVGPFYSQSQMANALNQTTDVLSANPDLKGIFGANEPTAVGMGRALQQSGKGGKVVAIGFDGNQDLQGFVRDGTIQAIAVQSSYQMGYKGIQTLVSVIERKSVSKQVDTGVMMVEKQNLDSSEAKNVLY